The Vidua macroura isolate BioBank_ID:100142 chromosome 4, ASM2450914v1, whole genome shotgun sequence genome window below encodes:
- the MGAT4D gene encoding alpha-1,3-mannosyl-glycoprotein 4-beta-N-acetylglucosaminyltransferase-like protein MGAT4D, with protein MYQHHLLELQQRLLYADKENKKRSHELSSALDEIKHIFARRMNMTKNHTGDLKWKELNLPRKHPMTLTNIYYYLPHLREYEDAIFPNVIFGQQRTGVSLVMGIPTVKREKQNYLIDTLHSLLYQLSEEQKKDCIIIIFIAEVDAEYVKSVAESVKTSFPREVQSGVLEVISPPASYYPDLSNLKKTFGDSEDRVRWRTKQNLDYSFLMLYAQPKGTFYLQLEDDIIAKPDFIESIKSFAAQQSQDWMVLEFSQLGFIGKLFKSEDLPLVVDFFLMFYKDKPIDWLIDHLLWVKVCNPEKDATHCEKEKSKLRIRAKPSLFQHMGIYSSLAGKIQNLKDKDFGKKLLHKAHNNPPAKVDTSLRIYQQYTLEKVYKGQDCFWALAPVAGDYIKFTFLNPLEVEKYLFRSGNMEHPGDKLFNTTVEVLPADETLRKELVDKGSKFNYPATKDGYLKIGAFENGTAEGSISQSIGRIEAIRLSVTSDSPVWAILSEVLIKTSEN; from the exons ATGTACCAACACCACTTGCTGGAACTTCAGCAAAGACTGTTGTATGCtgacaaggaaaataaaaaaagatcaCACGAACTGAGCAGTGCCCTAGATGAAATTAAACATATATTTGCAAGAAGAATGAACATGACAAAAAATCACACAG GTGATTTAAAGTGGAAAGAGTTAAACCTCCCCAGAAAACACCCCATGACTCTTACAAATATTTACTACTATCTCCCTCACCTTCGAGAGTATGAAGATGCAATTTTCCCAAATGTTATTTTTGGACAACAGAGAACTGGAG tcTCCCTGGTGATGGGTATTCCTacagtgaaaagggaaaaacaaaattacctGATTGATACATTGCATTCCCTACTGTACCAACTATCTGAAGAGCAAAAGAAGGACTGCATAATAATCATCTTTATAGCAGAG gtggaTGCAGAGTATGTTAAGAGTGTTGCAGAAAGTGTTAAAACCAG CTTCCCCAGAGAAGTCCAGTCTGGAGTCCTAGAGgttatttctcctcctgcttcctATTACCCAGATCTTTCCAACCTGAAGAAAACATTTGGAGATTCTGAGGACCGAGTAAG GTGGAGAACTAAACAGAATTTGGATTATAGCTTTTTAATGCTATATGCTCAACCTAAGGGAACATTTTATTTACAG CTGGAAGATGATATTATAGCCAAACCCGATTTTATTGAAAGTATAAAAAGCTTTGCTGCTCAACAGTCCCAAGATTGGATGGTTCTCGAGTTCTCACAACTTGGATTTATTG GAAAATTGTTTAAATCAGAAGACTTACCACTCgtagtggatttttttctcatgttctaTAAGGATAAGCCTATAGACTGGCTTATAGACCACCTGCTCTGGGTTAAAGTGTGCAATCCAGAAAAGGATGCA ACACactgtgaaaaggaaaagtcaAAGTTACGTATCCGTGCTAAGCCATCTCTCTTTCAGCATATGGGAATTTATTCATCATTGGCTGGGAAGATACAGAATTTGAAA GATAAAGATTTCGGAAAAAAACTGCTACATAAAGCACATAATAATCCACCTGCCAAAGTGGACACAAGCCTAAGAATATACCAGCAATACACCTTGGAAAAAGTTTATAAAGGACAAGATTGTTTTTGGGCTTTAGCTCCAGTGGCAGGTGACTACATCAAGTTCACATTTTTAAATCCACTAGAAGTAGAAAA GTACTTGTTCAGAAGTGGAAACATGGAGCACCCTGGTGATAAACTGTTTAACACTACTGTGGAAGTGTTGCCAGCTGAT gaAACGCTAAGAAAAGAATTGGTTGATAAGGGAAGTAAATTCAACTACCCAGCAACCAAAGACggatatttaaaaatag GGGCTTTTGAAAATGGCACTGCAGAAGGCAGCATCAGTCAGTCAATAGGAAGAATAGAGGCTATTCGTTTATCAGTCACTTCTGATTCTCCAGTCTGGGCAATACTGAGTGAG gtACTTATCAAGAcatctgaaaactga